Proteins encoded in a region of the Pseudothermotoga elfii DSM 9442 = NBRC 107921 genome:
- a CDS encoding LacI family DNA-binding transcriptional regulator — translation MAGTLKDISKITGFSISTVSRALKNDPRISDKTKREILRVARELGYKTSIEIGNDKIIMLLVANPHESMESDEFFSKVQKGILENATKENFHYLVQTVSSIEEFDNTLVPLNLVDGIIAGGIPMPESMKNFLLKIELPVVLIGKYDGLESFPSVNNDNIRGGYLAGVEILKTYYEKVCVITGPRSISTFSDRVEGFLKSFKERGKSTDDIKIIELEEFDEKAGKKAVLEHEKFLRSYRTALFCTTDWLAKGALEELNVLKFKVPKEVGLLGFGGLSFCKHITPKISTVSLNPYLLGKIAFLMLRELLDGNTEAKGVVFVEPTVINGETLVRGDLC, via the coding sequence GTGGCTGGAACATTGAAAGATATTTCGAAGATTACAGGATTTTCCATTTCAACTGTTTCCAGAGCGCTTAAAAATGATCCACGTATCAGCGACAAGACAAAACGGGAGATCCTCAGGGTTGCTCGCGAATTAGGTTACAAAACCAGTATTGAAATAGGAAACGATAAAATAATAATGCTCCTCGTTGCCAATCCTCATGAATCAATGGAAAGTGATGAGTTTTTTTCAAAAGTTCAAAAAGGCATTCTCGAAAACGCTACTAAGGAGAATTTTCATTACTTAGTTCAAACAGTTTCATCAATTGAAGAGTTCGACAACACTCTTGTGCCTCTAAATCTTGTTGATGGAATAATTGCTGGCGGTATCCCTATGCCAGAGTCCATGAAAAATTTTCTCCTCAAAATAGAGCTTCCAGTTGTACTTATAGGCAAATATGACGGACTTGAATCCTTTCCATCAGTGAATAATGACAATATTCGTGGAGGATACTTAGCGGGAGTCGAGATTCTAAAAACTTATTATGAGAAAGTGTGTGTTATAACTGGTCCAAGATCTATTTCCACCTTTTCCGACAGAGTAGAAGGTTTTCTGAAATCCTTTAAAGAAAGAGGAAAAAGCACTGATGATATTAAGATAATAGAGCTTGAAGAATTCGACGAGAAGGCAGGCAAAAAGGCTGTTTTAGAACATGAAAAATTTCTGAGATCTTACAGAACAGCTCTTTTTTGTACTACTGATTGGCTTGCAAAAGGTGCCCTCGAAGAACTGAATGTTTTAAAATTCAAAGTCCCTAAGGAAGTAGGATTGCTTGGCTTTGGGGGATTGAGTTTTTGCAAACACATCACTCCTAAGATTTCTACTGTTTCGCTCAATCCATATTTATTAGGGAAAATTGCTTTTCTGATGCTACGCGAACTACTTGATGGCAATACTGAAGCTAAAGGGGTTGTCTTTGTCGAGCCCACAGTAATAAATGGGGAGACTTTGGTCAGGGGTGATTTATGTTGA